GCCATGCTTGAGATACTTTTGCGCCAGCGGGTAGCTGGGATCACGTTCCAAGCCAGGATAGGTCACCCACTTGACTTGCGGATGCGTGAGGAGGAACCGAGCCACTTCCAGCGCATTCTCGGAATGTCGGCGCTGACGCAAGTGCAGCGTTTCCAAACCTTGCAGGAACTGGAAGGCGTTGAACGGACTGAGGGCCGCGCCAATATCACGCAGCAGCGTGACCCGGACCTTAAGGATGAACGCCACGTTGCCCATGCCGGGCACATTACCCAGCGCATCCCAGTATTGGATGCCGTGATAGCTCGGATCCGGCTCGGTGAATTCGGGAAATTTCCCGTTGTTCCACTTGAACTTGCCGGAGTCCACAATCACACCGCCAATGGAAGTGCCGTGCCCGCCAATGTATTTGGTGGCGGAATTGGCCAGAATGTCAGCCCCATAATCAATGGGTTTGACCAAGCCGATGCCGACCGTGTTATCCACCACGAACGGGATGCCTGCTTCATGCGCAATCTTGGCCAGCGCTTCAAAGTCCGGCACATCCAGTTTGGGATTCCCAATGGTTTCCGCGTAAATGGCGCGGGTCTTGGGTGTAATAGCGCGGCGAAATGCCTCCGGATTGCGCGAATCCACAAATTTCACCGTCCGCCCCAGCTTGGGCAGGGTGTGATGAAAGAGTTGGTACGTGCCCCCATAGAGGTTGTTGGCCGCGACAATCTCGTCGCCCAACTGAGTGATCGCCAATAGCGAATAGGTAATAGCCGACTGGCCAGAGGCAACTCCCAGCGCCCCAGTGCCCCCTTCAATCGCCGCCACACGCTTCTCAAATACATCCGTGGTTGGATTCATCAACCGCGTGTAAATATTGCCAAATTCCTTCAATGCAAACAGGTTGGCAGCGTGCTCGGTACTTTTGAATACGTACGACGTGGTTTGGTAAATCGGCACCGCGCGCGCCGTGGTCGTCGGATCGGGTTCCTGGCCCGCGTGCAGGGCCAAGGTTCCCAGTTTGTTGGTTGGAAATGCCATAATAGTGTCTTTCTATTACAAACTACTGGCAGTGATTTAAAACTCGAACTTGGTCGTAATACCCCAGACCCCATTGGCCTGGTGGTTCAACACGTCGCCAAAGCGGCCATAGCCGGCCGCGATCGTGAAGTGCTTGTTGACCACGTAGGCGACATCCAGCGTGATCCAATCGCTTTCCTTGCCGATCAGCGGCGAGAGCGATTTGTAGGCGTTGGGCTTCTGCTTGTATTCCGCCGCCAAGGCCAGACTATCCGTGATGAATACCACCACGCTGCCTTCAGCCACGAAGTTGTACCCGCTCGTGAAGCCTAACAGGCCCAGGTGCGCACCTTCCGTGGCGCGCCCACCCACGTTCAACAACACCGGACGGGGTAACGCAGTGATTAACTTCGATGCGTACAGGGTGAAATCCACCCCGTCATTACCCCGGATGCCCAGACCTTTCAGCGTGCCGAGAAGTTGATTGTTGATGGTGTTGATACCCTGGTTGTTTTTGTAATGAGCACCGAACGTCACCGCCGGCAGCCACTTGGTGTCAAAATCGTTCTCCTTCAACAACTGAAACCGCGCATTGGCGTTGTACAAAGAAACCGATTTATCAATGGACAAGCCCGTCGCATTCTGCACCGCCTGTGGCAAATCCCCCAATCCAAGATAATCATACCCGAAACCCAGTTCGACTCGTTCGTGAGGAGACTCGGTTAGCGTGAAGGCTTCCAGCGCGGTACCATGCCCGATCTGCACATGGGCAAACCCAACACTTGGCCGCCCAATCGGCTCGTTATTGCGCGGCGGATTCACCAAGTAGGCTGACAGCGTCGAAAAAATACCGCCGTTACCTTCAATCTGATGCAACGGCAGCGGCGGTCCCTTTTCCGCCTTGGCTTCGGGTTTCGCGGCATCCTGCGCCTGGAGATGTCCCCCGACCAGGGTGATCGCTGCTGCCAGGGTAGCCCCCAAGAGCGCGCGTTGTGGTTTATTGCCGTTCAGGATTTCTCCACGGTGGTTTGAACTTTTCATGGTCCCTTTCAATGTTTGCTTGTTTTTTTGTTGTTTCTATTTGCCCGCCCTTGCTGCTTTTTCAGCCGGGCAGGCAAAAGTGTTTATTCCTTCCCGTCCTCCTGACGGTTGGAAAATGATAAAACCGGGGGCGGATCAAGCCGCACCCGTTCCGTCCGGTCAATCTGGGTGACGCGTGCGTTATGCACCACGATTTGCACCACCCCATATTGCAGAGAGTTGACCTGGTGTTGTACTTCCTCGAGCCACTGCTCCGAATTGAGCGTGGCGGGCCGGACCGGTACAGTTTTTTCTTTTGCCATAACATTATACGACTAAACTAGTCGTTATTAAATTTTCAAAAAATGAACCGCCGTTTCGTTGCCGAAACTGCGAGGTTATTTCGCTTTCCGGTCGAACCATTCGGTTCTATTTTGTCAAATCAATCGTTACAATAACGATTAACTTGGTCGTATATTGACACATGTCGAAACGGGCGTCAAATATTTTTTTTACTTTTTTTAGCCCGGTTTGTTTGAGGAAATCAGATCCCCTCACCAGCCAGGAAACTGGGCGCGAGCACTTCCTTGGTCGTTACTGGCGCGCCTTTGGCCACTTCCGCCAGCGTTGCACGATCCATCAGTTGCGCCACATAATTACGGGCGTCGAGGAACAAACGTCGAAACCGGCAGACTGACTCCTGCGTGCAGCGCTTGTAACCATACACCGAGACGCATTCCAACGGGGCCAAAATACCGTCAAAATAGCGCACCACTTCACCCATGGTGATCTGGTCCGGTTTTTTGGCCAGCACATAGCCACCGCGAATCCCGGCCTCGCTGCGTACCCAGCCCTTGACTTTCATGTCCAGCATAATGTGTTCGAGAAAACGTTTCGGCACATCATTGCGTCGGGCCAATTCGCGAATGGGAATGGGCTCGCCACCATGATGTTCCACGAGGGTGAACAAAACCCGCAGCGCGTAATCCGTCTTCTTCGAAATTTTCATTGCCAATAACGTTAGCTTAAGTCGTCTTTTAGTCAAACTCAAGCGATTGAATAAGTAACGCGGACAATCAGCGCCCATGTCGTAATCGCGCCGCAGTGCCCGATGTCTGGATGCTGAACCAGTTTCGAGAGCAGATCGGTGTAGCGGGCTTGCGACGGATCCTCCTGCGGCCTTGTTAAATATCCATCTTGAGGTTTCACCGCCGTTATGGTGGAGTTTCCACCGAAGAAAGTAATAATTTATGAATAAAATCGGCATTATC
The window above is part of the Verrucomicrobiota bacterium genome. Proteins encoded here:
- a CDS encoding O-acetylhomoserine aminocarboxypropyltransferase/cysteine synthase, which codes for MAFPTNKLGTLALHAGQEPDPTTTARAVPIYQTTSYVFKSTEHAANLFALKEFGNIYTRLMNPTTDVFEKRVAAIEGGTGALGVASGQSAITYSLLAITQLGDEIVAANNLYGGTYQLFHHTLPKLGRTVKFVDSRNPEAFRRAITPKTRAIYAETIGNPKLDVPDFEALAKIAHEAGIPFVVDNTVGIGLVKPIDYGADILANSATKYIGGHGTSIGGVIVDSGKFKWNNGKFPEFTEPDPSYHGIQYWDALGNVPGMGNVAFILKVRVTLLRDIGAALSPFNAFQFLQGLETLHLRQRRHSENALEVARFLLTHPQVKWVTYPGLERDPSYPLAQKYLKHGFGGLVGFGIKGGLEAGKKFINSVKLLSHLANIGDAKSLVIHPASTTHQQLTAEEQRETGVTEDYIRLSVGLEDIEDIEADIDQALKATIH
- a CDS encoding DUF3034 family protein encodes the protein MKSSNHRGEILNGNKPQRALLGATLAAAITLVGGHLQAQDAAKPEAKAEKGPPLPLHQIEGNGGIFSTLSAYLVNPPRNNEPIGRPSVGFAHVQIGHGTALEAFTLTESPHERVELGFGYDYLGLGDLPQAVQNATGLSIDKSVSLYNANARFQLLKENDFDTKWLPAVTFGAHYKNNQGINTINNQLLGTLKGLGIRGNDGVDFTLYASKLITALPRPVLLNVGGRATEGAHLGLLGFTSGYNFVAEGSVVVFITDSLALAAEYKQKPNAYKSLSPLIGKESDWITLDVAYVVNKHFTIAAGYGRFGDVLNHQANGVWGITTKFEF
- a CDS encoding YezD family protein, whose amino-acid sequence is MAKEKTVPVRPATLNSEQWLEEVQHQVNSLQYGVVQIVVHNARVTQIDRTERVRLDPPPVLSFSNRQEDGKE
- a CDS encoding Rrf2 family transcriptional regulator, which encodes MKISKKTDYALRVLFTLVEHHGGEPIPIRELARRNDVPKRFLEHIMLDMKVKGWVRSEAGIRGGYVLAKKPDQITMGEVVRYFDGILAPLECVSVYGYKRCTQESVCRFRRLFLDARNYVAQLMDRATLAEVAKGAPVTTKEVLAPSFLAGEGI